In a genomic window of Selenomonadales bacterium:
- the rpmE gene encoding 50S ribosomal protein L31: MKEGIHPKYHEAKVSCGCGNTFVTGSIKPELKVDVCSKCHPFFTGQQRTVAAGGRIEKFNKRYGR; the protein is encoded by the coding sequence ATGAAAGAAGGTATCCATCCGAAGTACCATGAAGCAAAAGTTAGCTGTGGTTGCGGCAACACTTTTGTAACGGGCTCGATTAAACCGGAACTCAAAGTTGACGTATGCTCCAAATGCCATCCGTTCTTCACGGGTCAGCAGCGTACAGTTGCAGCCGGCGGTCGTATTGAAAAATTCAACAAACGTTACGGCAGATAA